In Alnus glutinosa chromosome 7, dhAlnGlut1.1, whole genome shotgun sequence, the sequence GAACACCAGATTTACTCGCAAGTCGCAACACAGAGGCTGTTGTTTCTATGAACTTGCGGCTTCGTCGGGTTTGTCGGAGCAGAACCGGAGATTCAGAGATGGAGCTGGGCATACCGTTGGCGGTGGTAGCTGGTTGTCGACGGTGGTTGGTGGGGTTGACGGAGGAGATCAAGAGACGGAGGGAAAGcttggggggaaaaaaaattttgggaacAAATAAACCACTGTGTATTGTTAACGctggttttcaattttattttatttttttaaatgagggcTGACAAGTAAAAATGAACTTCTGAACTAGACATCGACAAGCATATCTTCCAAAAACAgggaaaacaaaacagaaaatataaactaagtcaaagttgattttttttttccttttaacttttcctgcattttctccGCAGCCAAATGGAAAaccttcaaagaaaaaaaaaaagaaacgactAAAAAACCGGGATTTGGAGGGAAGAGCCCACATCTCAACCAAATCTCacccaaaaacaactaaaaaaaaggGGATCTGGAGAGAAGATCAAAAGGAAATATcgaaaaaaaactaagaaaaccttACGATTGATGGGCTCGTCGGGGGTGGTGGTGGTTCGGCTGGGTCTGCTCGTGGCGGTACCGTGGTTGACTCGTCGAAGCCGAACCAGATATGGAGACGGCCGGAGATGGAGCTGGGCGTACCGTTGGCGGTGGTTGCTGGTTGTCGACGGTGGTCGGTGGGGTTGAGGGAAGAGATGGAGAGATGGAGGGAAAGcttggggggaaaaaaaaatttggaaacaaATAAACCACTACGTATTGTTAACGCtggttttcaaatttatttatttattttttgaaatgagGGTTGACGTGGCGTGGTGCCACGTCAGCAGAGTTGGACATAAGTTGGACTTAGGTTAGACGGATAGAATTACTCGTTGCCGTCGGTGGGAGCGGGCTTTTCCGGTTCACACCTGGGTACGCTCATGCCAGGACTCAAACATTTGACACTAGGGAAGCTGTCATTTGAATACAATGTCTATGTCTTCCATTATTAATGTTTGTTACTTTGCTTTTTATGGTTGCCTTTCTTCAGTTCCAGCTACAACATGTGCGAAGGGAAGCAAACCACGCAGTCCAAAAAAGCTtgaactcggctcgactcgattcATTTACAGCCCTACCCGTATGCCGTCAATAGACTCGTAGCTGCATCTCGGCTGATGCGCTGACAAAAAGCTCGTCGCAGTCTTGAAAATTCAGgccaaataaaatagtaatttaatcaAATAAACAATTATATGTGACAGATTACATGGATTCTCCCATCTTCATTTTTCGGGGCCCATCCTCAATCGTGAGCTAAAAGGattatttcattattattattattattattctaaatcTAGAATGATTATTTAGAGcaaaatgaatttttattcgctttcattttttcctctctttctttacgcttttcttccttctttttctcatttttgtcgCTCTCCAGTGACAAACATGGTTGGGTTTGTTTTCTCACCTCTTTTATGGGGAAAGCATaagaaaattaaaggaaatgaattctttgtttttctgaataaatttcaaatagatCGACCGGGtatttttgggtaagtttgtTAGAAGTTAGCTAGGGTGTACTTATTGAAGTTAGGGTTAAAGACACATTTGATATATGtggtttaacaattttattttttagtatttcagtttcatttcgtTTCACAGATAGTACTTGAATTTTAGGAAAAGACTGACTTGGTACTTCCGTctatttttttgtccaaattttaagGGACTGCCACGTGAcacaatataataaaaaataaaaatctttaaaaattaattaaaaattaaaattaataaaacttttaaaaaaaaagttaaaaattaaaaaaagaggtAATTGAGCCACCCTTTTTGCCGGCCACCCCTATGGCCTTtagacaataataataataataataataataacaaaggaTTTTGGCCCCttggccacccctaagggccaaaaccctctatttttttttatatttttttttctccctagtTTTGACCTATGGAATGGTTCGGCTACTCCTAAGAACCAAAAccatccactttttttttttttttggccttttcagGAGGGGGTGGTTGAGCCTCCCTCTTGGCCAAAATTGGGGTAGCTAACTACTCACCATTTTGCCCAAAGGGATGGTTCagcatcgtttttttttttttttaaaaaaaaaagcttttaattttattaatattaatttttaaatatttttttatttttatttttatttttatattgtgctACATGTCAACCCTCATTGGTTGACACATCGCAATCCGTTAAAATTTGAACGAAAAAAATAGATGGATGTATAAGTCaatctttttttcaaaactcaagtaccatGTAAAAAGCGAAATGAAAttgaaataccaaaaaataaaatttttaaatcacatataTCAAATATTTCTTTAACCATCATTTCAATGCATAGTTGCATaccgaataaaaaaataaaaagtagaaaaataaaacaaaggccATGATGAAAATAATTTGCTCAGACGTGTAAGAAGCGTCGCTTTGGCCGAGTGGTTAAGGCGTGTGCCTGCTAAGTACATGGGGTTTCCCCGCGAGAGTTCGAATCTCTCAGGCGACGGatgcaaaatttttattaataaaaataaaattaaaaaaagaaagaaaagaaaagagttccACACCAGCCGTATGGCGTCAATAGACTCGTAGCTGCATCTCGGCTGATGCGTTGTCGAAAAACACGTCACAGTCTTGAAACTTCAAGCCAAATAAAATGGTAATTTAATCAAAGAGTTAAATAGCTTATTAGTATTTGaattttagacttttttttttaatttaatatttgagtttttatttgattataagTAGTACTTGAATTATGGATAAAAATTCGTTTGGTAATTCTGTTGCATTTCATTTACAAATATTAACGGAACGCCACGTGTTGATACGtgacattatataaaaaaaattaaaattaaaatttttaatttttaattagaaaaaaaaaaaaaacaagatgaGCTACCCCATTGGCCGGTCGGGGACGGTTCAATTCGTCTAacccatggcaaaaaaaaaaaaaaagatggtttTTGGCCCTTGCATAGACAAAccctctaattttattttatttttataggttttggCTCTTGggagtggctgaaccaccccggGACCCACTTTGATTAAAATATCCTATGGTACTTGAATTTTAGACTTTTCTAAATTTAatatttgagtttttatttatttcataagtGGTACTTGAATTAGGAGTAAAAACTCGTTTAGTACTTCTGTTgcatttttcgtccaaatattaaTGGTACACCAAGTGTTGACatgtgacattatatatataaaaaaaaaaaagtacaaaagaaaagaaaaaaaaaagtgaaagaggAGCCACCCCTTGCCCGGTTTGGGGTGGTTCaattcggccaccccatggcaaaaagaaaataaaaaatgatgggttttggcccttgcaTAGGTAaaccctctaatttttttttttattttttttttgataagttttggCTCTTGGGGTGCATGGCTGAACCACCCCGTGGCCGTATGAgcaaacattctaattttttttttttttttttgtcatgggtggctgaaccaccccctattccccagaccggccaagggggtggctcaactatcccccctttttttttttttgttcgtttacttttttaaattttttaaattttaattttttatatatagtgtTACGTGTCAACTTCAGCAATTGATACGTGATAAGtcgttaatatttggacggaaaatatAACAGATGTACCAAATGaaattttacccttaattcaaatatcacctatgaaataaatacaaatttaaatattaaatttaaaaaggcTTAAAACTCGTGTatagtatttaacccttaatcaaataaataattacatgCGATAGATCACATGGATTCTCCGATCTTCACTTTTGGGGCCCCATCCTCGAGAGCTAAAaggattattttattattattaagtgaaatgaattctttgatttttctgaaTAACCATCTGCTGGGTATTTTTGGGTAAGTTAGTTTGAAGGCTTGAAGCTCTTAATGCCATTTGAAAGCCAATACCTGGATGGGTTTTCAACTTGTCGTCTGTTATGTCTGTTTTCTTGTCATGATTCTTGGTGATAATGTGTTGGTGATTGCAGAGAATGGTGGGTGTGATTACGCGGCTAGAGATGGGTTTAGATAAGATAATGGATAAAAATTGTTagctaaactaacaaaaatgagttttaattaattattttacataaatcattaaaaatacTCTTAATTATCATTATTGCAATGAAACGTCATCATTCTACTGTACAACATCAATATTTAAATAAGCAATATTACCAAAGTTCATCAAACTGGCCGATTGGCACGTGCAACACAGTCTCGTCGGCGGTGAGGGATATAATTAATTGCCATCAAGCACATAAACATTAAACACACCCTCATTTTTAGtcccataaaaaagaaaatctcacACAATATCAACATTACCAACGTCTTTTAAACACcctaaaaaaagttaaaaatgatGCAAATAATTGAAGTATTAACCGAGGGCCTCGATTCCTACACAACAAGgccacaacaactgcacaacacctCCTCACATGGGGTGAACCCTAAACACTGGGTCTCACCCATGTAAGAGGgtgttgtacagttgttataaatttatcattttccttaacCATAAATAGTAAGAGGGAGATCATCAATAATtattgagtaatgtttcttacacaactctcagcttttgcacaactctaattactttttgttatgattaaccattggatttgtttttcaacatgtaggtcctaaatattcaatggctgattttaaaagaaagttgttagagttgtgtaaaagttgtacaaaaattgtgtaagaaacattactcataattatttatttgaattttaaaaaattcgaaCAGATAATTATGAGAGATTACTTATAAGATGCACTTGATTAAATAAATAGTTAGACAATCAATTTTTATTGGATCAGATAAATCTCGTGATCTCTCGTAAttatctatttaattttctcaaattcaaataaataattataatgattctaataaaaaagcaaagaaacaaATTAACATCAATAATGGAAGGCATAAACATTGTAGTCCACAACAGCATCCTTAGTTCTCATATCGAAAGTATGAGTCCTAGCTTGAGCATACCCACGTGCGAACCGGAAAAGCCCACTCCCACCGACGATCGGTAACTCCCTCACCGCCGACAAGATAACGTTACGCCCCAATACACTGAGACTGCTACCATTATACTTACCCTCCATGAAAGCAAAGTTCAACACCATTAAGAAACCCACCTCAGTTTGAGAAGCAGATGCATATATTCCTTGCGCTCTTCCCACGAGTTTGGAGCTCAGCTCAGGCCgcacggtcaacgggtcatccATCATAAACACCGCACCAAAACCCGTCAAGGACATGTTCGTCATCGCGGCTTCCGCAACTCTCACGGCCGTTGGGTTTCGCCCGCTGACGATGTCGTGGAAGTAGAAGTGGAGGTGGCTCAGTTTCTCTCGCTTGAGCCCAAGTTTGGCCGGAGATAAGGCTCTTGAGAAGCTGCCGGCGGTGGCGAAGGCTGAGAAGGAGAAGATGGTGAACAGAATGAGAACCGTGGGAGTGACTTTTGGGAGGGTTTTGGCCATGGTTGTAGAGCTCGATCAGGTGAAAGGTTTCTATTTTCTAATGATTTCAGAGGAATAGGTTATTATAAGTGACTCCATTTCACcggttaaattttgttttattatatttaatagtaaataTAATAACACGTTATACATACATAGCTtgcatgtcatatatatatatatatgctattagGTCTTAGTCACGAATCTGTCAAGTTGCATCAAACAATCGTAAATATAAAAATGCCGTCTTGACtttcattaatttattaaattttataattaaaatggGCAGCAAGGAATAAAAGAATTTGCATAAACTTAAGCAAATAAAAAGTTTCGTTAATTTGTCCTCTCCTCTTTTTGTATACCTATTTGCACATCAAAGAGGATTGGATTCTTTCATCTTTCAACTTTTcataatcattattgaatttgtaggcCTATTTGTATCCCAATTCTCAAGTATAGCCCTGTACATTCAATaggaataaaattgaaaaaaagactATAggagaaaatgaatcgtttctTTTTGTACATTGATTCCAATTCTAATTTCATAGTCTTGACTTAGTCATCTACATCCACATTATCAAACACCTCTTCTTGGGTCTGAGAATCAAATTAAGATCCAGTCTTATAAACTTTGAATGAAATATAAATCTTTTCCTTGATAATTTACACAATGATGTACACTCCATTATATACGGTTGGAGTTATGGATCCGGCTTCTATGCGGTACTAAAAATTACCGCATAGATGCTGTAGTATAAAACAACACCGTTTTGTTATAGACACACTTTCACAGATAATCAAATGACAGTTATGCCCTTCCTTCCACTAAGAACCACTGAACTTCTGCATTCAAATACTTCTACAACAAAAGGGTTCAAAATGAAGCTGAAGCTTAGACTGCTTTCGTTATCTTCAGAAATAAATTTTGGAACTAGGAATTAaagaaacacaaacaaacaaataacgaATACAACTAACCAAATAAGCACGGAAAGCGGATTGTATCTTAACGGCGGCCAACTCCTCCATCCACCGACGCTGGGCTCAAAGGGGACACACGTCTCACCGGCTGGTATTGGTCAGCCTGACCACCTCGGCCACCGCATGAACAGCTTCAAGTGCCACCTCCGTCGCGGTGACCGCCGCGACGGCTATGTCGTGCTTGTAGGGTCCAGGTCGTCGACGAGCCGGGACAACATCGTTTGGGCGTTGGCAGGGTTTGGTGGTCTTCATGGGAAGCCCCTGATCCCTGATAGTACCGGGTCCCGGTTGCGCCCGGGACTGGGAGTAGTTTGCCATGATCTCTCTGGAAAGAGGTTTCCAGGTCAGTCTATGAGCTTCAGCTTCACTTGCTCGTGTTTGTCTCGAGAAATATTATTCTGTTACTTTCGTTTCCTGTTTGTTTCCCTGGAAATTTTGAAACCTTTTTGTTGTGCAAGTATTTGAATGCAGAAGTTCAGTGGTTCTTTGTTCGTTTGTATATTTGGTTATTACTTCTATTATCAAAACTTGCCCAGACAAAACATTTGAAGCCTTTTATTGTGTTATTTTCGTCTGTTTTTGAATCCCATTTGCACTGAAGTGAACCATGGCGTCCAGGTCCAAGGTGTTAGCTTTGATTCCCTTTTATGGAAGAAATGGCATATCTGTCATTTGATTCTCTTTGAAAGTGTGTCTATAACAAAACGGTGTTGTTTTATACTACAGCATCtatgcggtactttttagtacTGCACAGAAGCCGGATCCTGGAGTTATTGACTTACAATAAGGTAAATATGATAAAGGGAAATGCACGATGTCTGCAGTGATGCAATGATACAAATTTGGCTATGAATACATGATATTCTGTACAGCTGAAAGCAAATCTTTCCTTGTGTGGTTGAGCATCCTTTCCTGTCACGTGTTTTCCTTTGATGTATTTTGTGCCGTTGTGTTACTTTCCTTTGTTAGATAATTGGCAGCTGTAGGAGAAATACTTGCTATATTGATTGCTGCTTCATGATTAATCGTTGCAAGGCTAACTGATCCTTCATTATGGGAAGTAGAATGTTCTCTAGTGGATGCTTGGTCTTCATCATGAGTAACGAGTAAATGTGGATCACATATCTTAACAGCCCCCCGCAAGCTAATGGGGGGAACCACCATGAGCTTGGACTGTAAGAGCAAAAACTGGGCAGAGGAGAGACCTTTGGTGAAGTGATCAGCCACTTGGTCAAGGGACTTTATGAATTTAATCAGAATATCACGATTCACCactttttccaaaattaaatgataatcaACTTCGATGTGCTTGGTACGAGCATGAAAGACAGGGTTTGAAGCTAATGCAAGAGCACTAACGTTATCACACCATAAAACTGTTGGGAAAGTGACTTGTATTTCACAAGTCTTGTGTGTGGCCCCACATGTCTTTCTTTTACAACCCATAATCATTTATGGTTGTTAGTGGTCCACTCACGTGTGTGTGAGTTGGATAAGCTTCTTTGAGAAGcttgatgaaagaaaaagaaggaacaaaAGCCACTAAAGAAGGAAAAGCcacaaaagaaggaagaaaagccTTGAAAGATGGAGTGGCTTGTCCCACGTGTTGAGTGAGAGTGGGGGGGCCTTTTGTGATAAAGAGGCAGATGCCTCTTTCGGTGGGGTGAGGGGGGCAGTTTTCCCCTCCtgcgagagagaagaaaaagaaggaagaaaggcTGCTGTGAAGTTTCTGGAACTTCCGTCCAGATTTCGTCAAGTGCTCCGATCAACGAGCATTTGTGGTCCGATTGAGCTGAAATTTTGTGTGGGTGTTCATGACACGTGAATCTTCATTGTGAACGGTGGAGATCAGATTCTGAGCATCCGGTGGTCGTTTTTCAGCCCGTGAACAGTAGCCTATTCTTTGGTGAGATCCTTCTTTTACTCTTGTAGAAGCACCTCCTTGAAAGAGATAAGTCTCGTTTGTTGTCTCACTTGTATTTTCTCACAATTTTCAGTGCCATTTAGGGCTTAGAGAATTAGAGAAAGCTTTTCTCTTTTGTGTATTAATTCTCttttgtgtgagagtgagatttgggtgtattggggcttttgGGTTTGAGCGGTTGCTCTTTGTATTGCACTTTGTACTCCATCCTTTGTTAGTGGATTTCTCCTGGATCGTCTCCGCCAGTGGATGTAGGCTAGTTaggccgaaccacttaaatcttggtgtctctTGAGTTTGTGCAGTGGATATTTGctattatgttatttttctgCTTCATTGGTGATCCtggaataatttgtttttgtccCAACAACTGGTATCAAAGCCTGGATCTTTATTTTGCGGGATGGTTACTGCAAAATTTGAAGTAGAAAAATTTGATGGTCAGAATAGTTTCAGTTTATGGAGACTCAAGTTTGTTTCGACAACAAGGTTTGGCGAAGATTTTGGATGGCGATGTATCATCAACATCAACGGAGGATATGAAGGATAGTGCAATTTTGTTATCTCTTTCAGTTATGGCTTATGTGGTTGGGTTTTGGCAAGCAGGTGGAGCTTCAGGTAGAAGATTCACAGAGGGTGCAAGATGGCACGCAAGCTCAGCCCATTCCAGATAGCCatggttttgtttttggtgaTGAGTTTGAAATTAAGGATTTGGGTGGTGCGATGAAAATCCTTTTGTTTGTGAGTATTGCAGATGATGCACATTTCAGACTCTTAGCAGTGTTAGCACCACAGTGTGTTTTGATTATCAAGTTCA encodes:
- the LOC133873851 gene encoding dirigent protein 22-like, coding for MAKTLPKVTPTVLILFTIFSFSAFATAGSFSRALSPAKLGLKREKLSHLHFYFHDIVSGRNPTAVRVAEAAMTNMSLTGFGAVFMMDDPLTVRPELSSKLVGRAQGIYASASQTEVGFLMVLNFAFMEGKYNGSSLSVLGRNVILSAVRELPIVGGSGLFRFARGYAQARTHTFDMRTKDAVVDYNVYAFHY